A part of Aegilops tauschii subsp. strangulata cultivar AL8/78 chromosome 2, Aet v6.0, whole genome shotgun sequence genomic DNA contains:
- the LOC109753027 gene encoding uncharacterized protein → MRRLVQPVTVFSPSRADIHIRATPRAHGTSQASRRDKPRRRRAPAHAPVPAMPSSTLGIAPLLDAYFRRRFAAAGLVQASVPLDGGATTMQCWRFPPGASEELPVLVLLHGFGPPATWQWRPQVGPLSRRFRLVVPDLLFFGGSRTSPTPVDSECSEAHQAEAVAKLIGAIVAPSTRVSVVGTSYGGFVAYHVARLLGAEAVERVVIASSDLLKGDADDRALLARGGAERVDDLMLPRTPEKMRRLMELAYHRPRGFIPGFLLRDLVQYLYSENIEEKEGLIKAISLGNKDKFQLTPLPQQVLVLWGEHDQIFPIEKAFQVTRQLGANVRLEILKNSGHMPQEEDTKRFNEALLNFLLPTPSSSL, encoded by the exons ATGAGGCGGTTGGTACAGCCCGTGACTGTCTTTTCCCCATCGAGAGCAGACATACATATACGTGCCACACCACGCGCGCATGGGACAAGCCAAGCCAGCAGACGTGACAAGCCACGAAGGCGCCGTGCTCCAGCTCACGCTCCAGTCCCCGCCATGCCTTCGTCGACGCTCGGCATCGCGCCGCTGCTGGACGCCTACTTCCGGCGCCGCTTCGCCGCGGCGGGCCTGGTCCAGGCGTCCGTGCCGCTCGACGGCGGCGCCACCACGATGCAGTGCTGGCGCTTCCCTCCGGGCGCCAGCGAGGAGCTCcccgtcctcgtcctcctccacggcttCGGCCCGCCGGCGACGTGGCAGTGGCGGCCCCAGGTGGGCCCGCTGTCGCGCCGGTTCCGCCTCGTCGTGCCGGACCTCCTCTTCTTCGGCGGCTCCCGCACGTCGCCCACGCCGGTCGACAGCGAGTGCTCCGAGGCCCACCAGGCCGAGGCCGTGGCGAAGCTCATAGGCGCGATCGTCGCCCCGTCGAccagggtgtcggtggtcgggacTAGCTACGGTGGCTTCGTGGCGTACCACGTGGCGAGGCTGCTGGGGGCCGAGGCCGTGGAGCGGGTGGTGATCGCGAGCTCCGACCTGCTCAAGGGCGACGCGGACGACCGCGCCCTGCTGGCGCGCGGCGGGGCCGAGCGCGTGGATGACCTGATGCTGCCGCGCACCCCCGAGAAGATGCGGCGGCTCATGGAGCTCGCCTACCACCGCCCCCGCGGGTTCATCCCGGGCTTCTTACTCCGCGACCTCGTTCAG TATCTCTACAGCGAGAACATAGAGGAGAAGGAGGGGCTGATCAAAGCGATATCCCTGGGGAACAAAGACAAGTTCCAGCTCACTCCACTCCCCCAG CAAGTTCTTGTGCTGTGGGGAGAGCATGACCAGATCTTCCCCATAGAGAAGGCATTCCAGGTGACGAG GCAGCTAGGTGCAAATGTTAGGCTGGAGATCCTGAAGAACAGTGGCCATATGCCCCAGGAGGAGGACACAAAGAGGTTCAACGAGGCTCTCCTCAACTTCCTGCTGCCCACTCCGAGTTCATCGCTGTAA
- the LOC109753026 gene encoding uncharacterized protein, with amino-acid sequence MSFRGRGGRGGGRGGRGGRGGRGFGGASYDHPAKHAPHEDFPEITLPEMTCAKATNEEKTLILSTLKLDDFMRNSCYYLEPDAPKKKNDDKEIERYSDRKRKTQSKREALASYLKLIPANFPAELLHGSKRAQPVQKKLRWDKDADNQAFDIFEKLEAKQKDGEEKTEKEGDEEEEDEEEEAEAEESSDDDYNQNIEFDDDDDDWNQEEEAHEDCYD; translated from the exons atgtCGTTCCGCGGCCgtggagggagaggaggagggagaggcggccgcggaggaagaggaggcagaGGCTTCGGGGGCGCCAGCTATGACCACCCCGCCAAGCACGCTCCCCACGAGGACTTCCCG GAGATCACCCTGCCGGAGATGACCTGCGCCAAGGCGACCAACGAGGAGAAGACTCTGATACTGTCCACCTTGAAGCTCGATGATTTCATGAGGAATTCTTGCTACTACCTGGAGCCGGATGCCCCCAAGAAAA AGAATGACGACAAAGAGATCGAAAGATATTCTGATAGGAAGCGTAAAACACAAAGCAAACGGGAAGCTCTTGCGTCATACCTCAAACTTATCCCTGCAAATTTTCCTGCAGAACTGCTACATG GTTCTAAACGAGCGCAACCAGTTCAGAAAAAACTTCGGTGGGATAAAGACGCGG ATAATCAGGCATTTGATATATTCGAGAAACTCGAAGCGAAACAGAAG GATGGAGAGGAGAAGACCGAAAAGGAgggtgatgaggaggaggaggatgaagagGAGGAAGCAGAAGCGGAAGAAAGTTCAGATGACGATTATAATCAG AATATCGAGttcgatgatgacgatgatgactggAACCAAGAGGAGGAAGCAC ATGAAGACTGCTATGATTGA